A genome region from Arachis duranensis cultivar V14167 chromosome 8, aradu.V14167.gnm2.J7QH, whole genome shotgun sequence includes the following:
- the LOC107461684 gene encoding uncharacterized protein LOC107461684, protein MIQNYQDAMTICKVMEYPDLFITFTCNPNWPELEDFLKNRKLHASDRPDIVCRAFKVKLDHLIKDIRNNKIFGRVVVDILIFLHPNDKYPTGEDIDHIISAEIPDYSEDLEYYEAVEKHMMHGPCGSLKKDSPCMENGQCIRHFPKRFVDNTTVDGDGYPVYRHRDGGKTIKKSGIDLDNRYVVPHNRFLLLKYGAHINVEWCNQSRSIKYLFKYVNKENDRVTASFYRSVSGDADMDEIDEVSMYYDCRYISPCEAAWRIFGYNIHYREPSVVRLGFHLPDEQSVIFQDHEKLDDVARKASVKESMFLGWFQANKEFAKARLLTYVELPTRFVWKAKERVWVPRKSHAVIRRIFFFPKLGGLEFGQWAQPWEYFECSDIGKLLYLRTRLRRPRNLAHSYSSFLAFEE, encoded by the exons ATGATTCAGAATTATCAAGATGCAATGACTATTTGCAAAGTTATGGAGTATCCAGATCTTTTCATTACATTCACATGTAATCCTAACTGGCCTGAGCTTGAAGATTTTTTAAAGAATAGAAAATTACATGCATCTGATCGTCCAGACATAGTTTGTAGGGCTTTCAAGGTCAAATTGGATCATCTCATCAAGGACATCAGAAATAATAAGATCTTTGGAAGAGTTGTTGTAG ACATATTAATTTTCCTTCACCCGAATGACAAGTATCCAACCGGAGAAGACATTGATCACATTATTTCTGCTGAAATTCCGGACTACAGCGAAGACCTGGAATATTATGAAGCTGTTGAGAAACACATGATGCACGGTCCATGTGGTAGTCTTAAAAAAGATTCACCATGCATGGAAAATGGTCAATGTATACGGCACTTTCCTAAAAGATTTGTTGACAACACAACAGTGGATGGAGATGGTTATCCAGTTTATAGGCATAGAGATGGTGGGAAGACAATTAAGAAATCCGGAATTGATCTTGACAACCGTTATGTGGTTCCGCATAACAGGTTTTTGTTGTTGAAATATGGAGCACACATTAATGTTGAATGGTGTAACCAATCAAGATCTATAAAATATCTGTTCAAGTATGTTAACAAAGAAAATGACCGTGTAACAGCATCATTTTATAGAAGTGTGTCAGGGGATGCAGACATGGATGAAATAGATGAAGTTAGTATGTACTATGATTGTAGGTATATATCTCCATGTGAAGCCGCATGGAGGATATTTGGATACAATATTCATTACAGAGAACCATCTGTCGTGAGGTTAGGATTTCACTTGCCAGATGAGCAAAGTGTTATATTCCAAGACCATGAAAAATTAGATGATGTTGCTAGAAAGGCATCTGTCAAGGAGTCTATGTTTTTAGGATGGTTTCAGGCAAATAAAGAATTTGCAAAAGCTAGGCTGCTAACATATGTAGAATTGCCTACGAGATTTGTTTGGAAGGCGAAAGAAAGGGTGTGGGTCCCACGCAAATCACATGCAGTTATTAGAaggattttcttttttccaaaaTTGGGGGGTTTGgaatttgggcaatgggcacag CCATGGGAGTACTTTGAGTGCTCAGATATTGGGAAGCTATTATATTTACGAACTCGCCTAAGGCGGCCACGAAATTTAGCACACTCTTATTCATCCTTTCTTGCCTTTGAAGAATAA